In the genome of Prosthecobacter algae, one region contains:
- the pyrR gene encoding bifunctional pyr operon transcriptional regulator/uracil phosphoribosyltransferase PyrR, whose translation MTQPPDKLRQLLDAAGVARCLDEIAAAIDARWKNEARIALVGVYRRGVPFARALAERLRARGREVDFGKIDITQYRDDLQTMKVVPKLEGSDLGFDLDDAVVILCDEVIYTARTSRAALEELLDFGRPRCVQFAVLVDRAGRELPLQADYVGIRVDLPAEERVSVRFADGDGWDEVFVRPWQKTNA comes from the coding sequence GTGACCCAACCGCCTGACAAACTCCGCCAACTCCTCGACGCCGCCGGAGTGGCGCGTTGCCTGGATGAGATCGCGGCCGCCATTGATGCCCGTTGGAAAAACGAAGCCCGCATTGCCCTGGTGGGCGTCTATCGCCGGGGGGTGCCCTTTGCCCGCGCCCTGGCCGAACGCCTGCGCGCCCGTGGCCGTGAGGTGGACTTTGGCAAGATTGATATCACGCAGTATCGGGATGACCTGCAGACCATGAAGGTGGTGCCAAAGCTGGAAGGTTCCGATCTCGGTTTCGATCTGGACGATGCCGTCGTCATCCTTTGCGACGAAGTCATTTACACCGCCCGCACTTCCCGCGCCGCTTTGGAGGAGTTGCTGGATTTTGGCCGCCCTCGCTGCGTGCAGTTCGCCGTGCTGGTGGACCGCGCTGGGCGCGAACTCCCCCTCCAGGCCGACTACGTCGGCATCCGCGTGGACCTGCCCGCTGAAGAGCGCGTGAGCGTGCGCTTCGCTGATGGCGACGGCTGGGACGAAGTATTTGTTAGACCTTGGCAAAAGACAAACGCATGA
- a CDS encoding pyridoxal phosphate-dependent aminotransferase, translating to MPQPARRLEVFTESVIREMTRLSNRHGSINLAQGFPDFDPPAELIEALAVAIRGPHHQYAVTWGAPRFRQALARKHSQYTGLDLDADRHLVVTCGSTEAMMVAMMTACDPGDKVIVFSPFYENYAADAILSGAIPVHITLHAPNFEFDRTELRQAFADGAKAIVICNPSNPCGKVFTREELLFIAGLAEEFDAFVLMDEVYEHIVYAPHQHTYFATLPGMWERTLSCGSLSKTYSITGWRLGHVIAPENLISRAKKVHDFLTVGAAAPLQEAAVTALDFPASYYEELQRDYDAKRDVFLGYMRQTGLSFSEPQGAYYTLLDISPLGFATDTEAAAWMTQEVGVTGVPGSSFYREPEHRFIRFHFAKKEETLRAAGEKLVEGLRRGR from the coding sequence ATGCCTCAGCCAGCACGCCGCCTCGAAGTCTTCACTGAATCCGTCATCCGGGAGATGACGCGTCTTTCAAACCGTCATGGGTCCATCAATCTGGCCCAGGGGTTTCCGGACTTTGATCCGCCGGCGGAATTGATTGAAGCGCTGGCCGTGGCCATTCGCGGGCCGCATCATCAATATGCGGTCACCTGGGGTGCGCCGCGTTTCCGCCAAGCGCTGGCTCGCAAGCATTCGCAATATACCGGGCTGGATCTGGATGCGGACCGGCACCTGGTGGTGACCTGTGGCAGCACGGAGGCGATGATGGTGGCCATGATGACGGCCTGCGATCCGGGCGACAAGGTGATCGTCTTCTCCCCCTTCTACGAGAACTACGCTGCCGATGCCATCCTCTCCGGAGCCATCCCAGTGCACATCACACTGCATGCGCCTAACTTTGAATTCGACCGCACGGAGCTGCGTCAGGCGTTTGCCGATGGGGCCAAGGCCATCGTCATCTGCAATCCCTCCAACCCCTGCGGCAAGGTTTTCACACGTGAGGAACTGCTGTTCATCGCGGGCTTAGCCGAAGAGTTCGATGCCTTTGTGCTGATGGATGAGGTGTATGAACACATCGTGTATGCCCCGCACCAGCACACCTACTTTGCCACGCTGCCGGGAATGTGGGAGCGCACGCTGAGCTGTGGTTCCTTGTCGAAAACCTACTCCATCACGGGCTGGCGGCTGGGCCATGTGATTGCACCGGAAAATCTGATTTCACGGGCGAAAAAAGTGCATGACTTCCTCACGGTGGGGGCCGCTGCGCCCCTGCAAGAGGCGGCGGTGACGGCTCTGGATTTCCCCGCGAGTTACTACGAGGAACTGCAACGCGACTACGATGCGAAGCGGGATGTCTTCCTGGGCTACATGCGCCAGACCGGGCTGTCCTTTTCTGAGCCCCAAGGGGCCTACTACACGCTCCTGGACATCAGCCCCCTGGGCTTTGCCACCGATACGGAAGCAGCCGCCTGGATGACCCAAGAAGTCGGCGTGACCGGGGTGCCGGGGTCCAGCTTTTACCGCGAGCCTGAGCATCGTTTCATCCGCTTCCACTTCGCCAAAAAAGAGGAGACGCTGCGGGCTGCCGGAGAAAAACTCGTGGAAGGCCTGCGTCGCGGAAGGTAG
- the nadA gene encoding quinolinate synthase NadA has translation MVAVATPTLVSEILRLKKERNAVILAHNYQSKEIQEIADFVGDSLGLAYHAKETDADVIAFCGVHFMAETAKIVNPTKTVILPDADAGCSLEQSCPGPQLEAFLKANAEKNYYVIAYINCSAHVKALSDCICTSGNAVKIVNAAPLDRPILFVPDQNLGSWVMEQTGRKMDLWKGACYVHVEFTRDSIQAIKDEYPDAAVVAHPECTYAVRVLADVVCSTEKMVHYCQASEASTFIIVTESGMLHRLEREVPGKRFIPGPTGHCACADCRYMKMNTLQKLHDSLRDLTPQVNMPEDIRARAEKPILRMLELSR, from the coding sequence ATGGTCGCTGTCGCCACCCCCACCCTGGTTTCTGAAATCCTCCGCCTCAAGAAAGAGCGGAATGCTGTCATTCTGGCTCACAACTATCAGTCCAAAGAGATTCAGGAGATCGCCGATTTTGTCGGGGACTCCCTCGGGCTGGCCTACCACGCGAAGGAGACGGATGCGGATGTGATTGCCTTTTGCGGGGTGCATTTCATGGCCGAGACGGCGAAGATCGTCAACCCGACGAAGACCGTGATCCTGCCGGATGCCGATGCCGGCTGCTCGCTGGAGCAAAGCTGCCCTGGGCCGCAGTTGGAGGCTTTTTTGAAAGCCAACGCGGAGAAGAACTACTACGTCATCGCTTACATCAATTGCAGCGCGCATGTGAAGGCGCTAAGCGACTGCATCTGCACCAGCGGCAATGCGGTGAAGATCGTCAATGCTGCGCCGCTGGATCGCCCGATCTTGTTCGTGCCGGACCAAAACCTGGGAAGCTGGGTGATGGAGCAGACAGGCCGTAAGATGGACCTCTGGAAAGGCGCCTGCTATGTGCATGTGGAGTTTACCCGCGACAGCATCCAGGCGATTAAGGACGAGTATCCAGACGCAGCCGTGGTGGCGCACCCGGAGTGTACGTATGCGGTGCGCGTGCTGGCGGATGTGGTCTGCTCGACCGAGAAGATGGTGCACTACTGCCAGGCCAGCGAGGCCAGCACCTTCATCATCGTGACGGAAAGCGGCATGCTGCATCGCCTGGAGCGCGAGGTGCCGGGCAAACGTTTCATCCCGGGGCCTACCGGCCACTGCGCCTGTGCGGACTGCCGCTACATGAAGATGAATACCCTGCAAAAGCTGCATGATTCCCTGCGCGACCTCACCCCCCAGGTGAACATGCCTGAAGACATCCGTGCGCGGGCGGAGAAGCCGATCCTGCGCATGCTGGAGCTCAGCCGGTGA
- a CDS encoding aspartate carbamoyltransferase catalytic subunit, with amino-acid sequence MSLTPRKDLLDIASLTNEEIEFVLANAVPFKDLFKRSVKKVPTLKGQTVLTLFYEPSTRTRSSFEVAANRLSADVTHFDIESSSVVKGESVLDTVETLESMRVDYIVVRHKQSGIPSLIAKNTRASVINAGDGWHAHPTQALLDAFTLREKFKDLRGARALIVGDIQHSRVARSTSLIFRRLGMNVAYLAPGSIMPRETPEDVKLFGNWTDALDWKPDVVYLLRVQSERMDEPFFPSAAEYHKNYGLTDARVEILKERGLWLMHPGPVNRGVEITDRGMNYEKSLINQQVENGIAVRMSVLYWLKPGAV; translated from the coding sequence ATGAGCCTCACCCCGCGCAAAGACCTCCTCGACATCGCCTCCCTCACGAATGAGGAAATCGAGTTCGTGCTCGCCAATGCGGTGCCGTTCAAAGACCTCTTCAAACGCAGTGTCAAGAAGGTACCCACACTGAAGGGCCAGACGGTGCTCACGCTCTTTTATGAGCCCAGCACCCGCACCCGCTCATCCTTTGAAGTCGCGGCCAACCGCCTTTCTGCCGACGTCACCCACTTTGACATCGAGTCCTCCAGCGTGGTCAAGGGCGAGTCCGTCCTGGATACCGTGGAGACTTTGGAATCCATGCGCGTGGACTACATCGTGGTGCGGCATAAGCAGTCCGGCATCCCCAGCCTCATCGCCAAAAACACCCGCGCCAGCGTCATCAATGCCGGCGATGGCTGGCATGCCCACCCCACCCAGGCCCTGCTAGATGCCTTCACCCTGCGTGAAAAGTTCAAGGACCTGCGCGGTGCCCGTGCCCTCATTGTCGGGGACATCCAGCACAGCCGCGTGGCCCGCAGCACCAGCCTCATCTTCCGCCGGCTGGGCATGAACGTCGCCTACCTCGCGCCCGGTTCCATCATGCCTCGTGAGACGCCTGAGGACGTGAAACTCTTTGGCAACTGGACCGATGCCCTGGATTGGAAACCGGACGTTGTTTACCTTCTGCGCGTGCAGAGCGAGCGCATGGACGAGCCCTTTTTCCCCAGCGCTGCCGAGTATCACAAGAACTACGGCCTCACCGATGCCCGAGTGGAGATCCTCAAAGAGCGCGGCCTCTGGCTCATGCATCCCGGCCCCGTCAATCGCGGCGTAGAGATCACGGACAGAGGCATGAACTACGAGAAGAGCCTCATCAACCAGCAGGTGGAAAACGGCATCGCCGTGCGCATGAGCGTGCTCTACTGGCTGAAGCCGGGGGCGGTTTAA
- a CDS encoding diacylglycerol/lipid kinase family protein, which translates to MNPDHRRNLCVILNRESGTLCTLGPDVVEAGLKEVFEELGCTVEIQQVPGKEVRKALEKARDGGADAVIVGGGDGTVATAATVFAGHDKPLGILPLGTFNLAARDVGMPLDWKEAARALVTAPEGKMDLLDVAGNLYMCVVVLGFYPALVMGRPEYHGSWIVKSLRTMWDALRSAATYPPLHLCLQEGDRIERHRTRIALLANNDYEDIFGIIPKRRSLDAGYFTVYISKHQTRFGLLRSFIAWVMGRWKEDREIVVMHATDLEIRVTRKRRIPVMMDGELEKLPVPLRVKLVPKALLVIAPRLAEEVESEPAS; encoded by the coding sequence ATGAATCCCGATCATCGCCGGAATCTCTGCGTCATTCTCAATCGTGAATCTGGCACCCTTTGCACTCTGGGGCCTGATGTGGTGGAGGCAGGGCTGAAGGAGGTCTTTGAGGAACTGGGCTGCACGGTAGAGATCCAGCAAGTGCCAGGGAAAGAAGTGCGCAAGGCCCTGGAAAAAGCCCGCGATGGCGGGGCAGATGCCGTGATCGTGGGCGGTGGCGATGGCACGGTGGCCACAGCAGCGACCGTCTTTGCAGGGCATGACAAGCCCCTGGGCATCCTGCCCCTGGGCACCTTCAATCTGGCTGCGCGGGATGTGGGCATGCCACTGGACTGGAAGGAGGCTGCCCGTGCTCTGGTGACCGCTCCAGAGGGCAAGATGGACCTGCTGGATGTGGCGGGAAATCTCTACATGTGCGTGGTGGTGCTAGGCTTTTACCCGGCCCTGGTCATGGGGCGGCCAGAGTATCATGGGAGCTGGATTGTAAAGTCGCTCCGAACCATGTGGGATGCCCTGCGCAGTGCGGCCACGTATCCGCCATTGCATCTTTGCCTTCAGGAAGGTGACCGCATCGAGCGTCACCGCACCCGCATCGCCCTGCTGGCGAATAACGACTACGAGGACATCTTCGGTATCATCCCCAAACGCCGCAGTCTGGATGCCGGTTACTTCACCGTTTACATCTCGAAGCATCAGACCCGTTTTGGCCTTCTGCGTTCCTTCATTGCCTGGGTCATGGGCCGCTGGAAAGAGGACCGCGAAATCGTGGTGATGCATGCCACAGATCTCGAGATCCGAGTGACGCGGAAACGCCGCATCCCGGTGATGATGGATGGCGAGCTGGAGAAACTGCCTGTGCCCCTGCGGGTGAAATTGGTGCCGAAAGCGTTGCTGGTCATCGCCCCACGTTTGGCTGAAGAGGTGGAATCTGAACCCGCCTCCTAA
- a CDS encoding MFS transporter — protein sequence MPSPTAPDPDSLDKMKSLPKRAWVSVALVLGATLLNAFNDNLLKMMLVGLAPKVTTGVLGENIGVWLGGMILLPFILFGPLSGYFADRYSKRAVILAMLVAQSAILLMAGLCFHLALGELSVILALGAFFLLAMQSTFYSPAKMGILKEVVGSRRLGLTVGWLQMVTMIGILAGLGVGGAWFDSLYEQHGNAWLAAAEPIWWLFGVAVVAMIVGFYIQKTPAHPGVKYHHGLWWEHFGHLKESLSYAPMRRAFFGNSTYWFVASMAAAMFVDIGLALYPDQAVGGAATASSKMTLMVGVGTVVGSLFISWVNRRSLQLGMIPLGALGLAGALFYAGLTPVGTPKFDWALALVGFMGGCYMVPIQTFIQDTASAEKRGRVLASMNLLDSVAGVLGVAVLVGLKAMGLGFQAQFWLLGVLMLVATVYIVQLLPHYLLRFVALAIVKTIYKVKSVHHERIPKDGGTMLLPNHVSYVDAFIMGASCTRQVRFVMWDALYNIPAMTWFVKLCGTVPISPTRAKDAVRTVAAALKEGRIVCLFPEGQITRHGIVNDLRKGYELMARQGDAQVVPAYMDGLYGSIFSFEGGLFFKKWPKNLRYPVTVYFGHPIPAKEATAEAVRAQILALSAEAILSRRDFQSTDHADKQQIIGNALRLMECEWVRQGETLLCLAPVGSVIHQTLVAFAEMKGRVRVVTEAASITGCAENSVVAVGDASLRQKLEGVSEWPRLGKYAMLWADAQVAVSEDVTIYRGLLHQETGALIATCVPDPEMPEDERGLQLGIIPHTYGRLLPGYAVKTSAEGLEISMLTPKNPGPVILRSIQMDERGFLMPVL from the coding sequence ATGCCTTCCCCGACTGCTCCCGATCCCGACTCTCTCGATAAAATGAAAAGCCTGCCCAAGCGGGCCTGGGTATCCGTGGCTTTGGTGCTGGGGGCGACCCTGCTGAATGCCTTCAATGACAACCTGCTGAAGATGATGCTGGTGGGGCTGGCCCCGAAGGTGACCACAGGGGTTCTTGGCGAAAACATTGGGGTGTGGCTGGGCGGCATGATTCTGCTGCCTTTCATCCTGTTCGGGCCGTTGTCCGGGTATTTTGCGGACCGTTATTCCAAGCGTGCAGTCATCCTGGCGATGCTGGTGGCACAGTCAGCCATCTTGCTGATGGCGGGTTTGTGCTTCCACCTGGCGCTGGGGGAGCTGAGTGTGATCCTGGCCCTGGGTGCGTTTTTCCTGCTGGCCATGCAGTCCACTTTTTACAGTCCGGCAAAGATGGGGATTCTGAAGGAAGTGGTGGGTTCCCGCCGCTTGGGGCTGACTGTGGGCTGGCTGCAAATGGTGACGATGATCGGCATTCTGGCCGGTCTCGGGGTGGGCGGTGCGTGGTTTGATTCCCTTTATGAGCAGCATGGCAATGCCTGGCTAGCCGCTGCGGAGCCCATCTGGTGGCTGTTTGGCGTGGCGGTCGTGGCCATGATCGTAGGTTTTTACATCCAGAAGACTCCTGCCCATCCAGGGGTGAAGTATCATCACGGGCTGTGGTGGGAGCATTTTGGCCATCTGAAGGAGAGTCTGTCCTACGCCCCGATGCGAAGGGCCTTTTTTGGCAACTCGACCTACTGGTTTGTCGCCAGCATGGCGGCGGCGATGTTTGTGGACATCGGCCTCGCACTGTATCCAGACCAAGCCGTGGGCGGTGCGGCGACGGCCTCTTCCAAAATGACGCTCATGGTGGGCGTGGGCACAGTGGTGGGCAGCCTGTTTATCTCCTGGGTCAACCGTCGGTCTCTGCAATTGGGCATGATCCCCCTGGGGGCGCTGGGGCTGGCCGGGGCGCTTTTTTATGCAGGGCTCACCCCCGTGGGCACGCCGAAGTTTGACTGGGCACTGGCGCTGGTGGGCTTCATGGGCGGCTGCTACATGGTGCCGATCCAGACCTTTATTCAGGACACCGCCTCGGCGGAAAAACGCGGGCGGGTTCTGGCCTCCATGAACCTGCTGGACAGTGTGGCCGGGGTGCTGGGCGTGGCGGTGCTGGTGGGGCTGAAGGCGATGGGACTGGGCTTCCAGGCGCAGTTCTGGCTGCTGGGCGTGCTGATGCTGGTGGCCACCGTGTACATCGTGCAGTTGCTTCCGCATTACCTGCTGCGTTTTGTGGCCCTGGCCATCGTGAAGACGATCTACAAGGTGAAGTCGGTTCACCATGAGCGCATCCCGAAGGATGGTGGCACCATGCTGCTGCCGAACCACGTCAGCTACGTGGATGCCTTCATCATGGGGGCCTCCTGCACCCGTCAGGTGCGCTTTGTGATGTGGGATGCGCTTTACAATATTCCGGCGATGACCTGGTTTGTGAAGCTTTGCGGCACGGTGCCCATCTCGCCCACCCGTGCTAAGGATGCGGTACGCACTGTGGCTGCCGCTTTGAAGGAAGGCCGCATCGTCTGCCTTTTCCCAGAGGGTCAGATCACCCGCCACGGCATCGTCAATGACCTGCGCAAAGGCTACGAACTCATGGCCCGCCAGGGAGACGCCCAGGTGGTGCCGGCCTACATGGATGGCCTCTATGGCAGCATCTTTTCCTTTGAAGGTGGGTTGTTTTTCAAGAAATGGCCGAAGAATCTGCGTTACCCAGTGACGGTCTATTTTGGCCACCCGATCCCGGCCAAGGAAGCTACGGCTGAGGCCGTGCGTGCGCAAATTTTGGCCCTCAGTGCCGAGGCCATTTTGAGCCGTCGCGACTTCCAAAGCACCGATCATGCGGACAAGCAGCAGATCATCGGCAATGCCCTCCGCCTGATGGAATGTGAATGGGTGCGCCAGGGGGAGACCCTGCTGTGCCTCGCCCCCGTGGGCAGCGTCATCCATCAGACCCTCGTGGCCTTTGCTGAAATGAAAGGCCGCGTTCGTGTGGTGACCGAGGCTGCCAGCATCACCGGATGCGCGGAAAACAGTGTGGTGGCCGTGGGCGATGCCTCGCTGAGACAAAAGCTGGAAGGCGTGTCGGAATGGCCCCGCCTGGGTAAATACGCCATGCTTTGGGCGGATGCCCAAGTGGCCGTCTCTGAGGACGTGACGATCTACCGTGGACTGCTGCATCAGGAAACGGGGGCCCTCATCGCCACCTGTGTGCCAGACCCCGAAATGCCCGAAGACGAACGCGGTCTGCAACTGGGCATCATCCCCCATACCTATGGCCGCCTGCTGCCCGGATACGCGGTAAAGACCAGCGCAGAAGGGCTGGAGATTTCCATGCTGACACCGAAGAATCCCGGCCCGGTGATTCTCCGGAGCATTCAGATGGATGAGCGTGGCTTCTTGATGCCAGTGCTCTAA
- the rarD gene encoding EamA family transporter RarD encodes MPRPPTSAILSAVMAFGLWGIIPVYWKWVGHIGSDIAVAQRVVWTLALTVPLLLLFGEARAWLRDLRRGDILRTHALAAVLLGINWGTFVWAAQHGHLVECSLGYFLNPLLNVLIGCVLLGETLSRRQKISIGLAAGGVLLQMIAVGRPPWIALVLAFSFGFYGLVRRKSAQGALAGLATESLVALPVAGGFLLWASAQGRAIFGSGSGLDLALVMGLGVVTTVPLLGFAHAARKLPFSLLGLLQFLAPTGQFLLGVLAYGEPLSPLSLVAFALIWSAVAVFCVDQLSKKQEPT; translated from the coding sequence ATGCCCCGCCCGCCGACCTCCGCCATTTTGAGTGCGGTCATGGCCTTTGGGCTGTGGGGGATCATCCCGGTTTATTGGAAATGGGTGGGGCACATCGGGTCAGACATTGCGGTGGCGCAGCGGGTGGTGTGGACGCTGGCGCTGACGGTGCCTCTGCTGCTGCTGTTCGGTGAAGCCCGGGCTTGGCTGAGGGATCTCCGGCGCGGGGACATCCTGCGCACGCACGCGTTGGCGGCGGTGCTGCTGGGGATCAACTGGGGCACGTTTGTCTGGGCGGCGCAGCATGGGCATCTGGTGGAATGCAGTTTGGGTTACTTTCTGAATCCGCTGCTGAATGTGCTGATCGGTTGTGTGCTCTTGGGGGAGACGCTTTCGCGTCGGCAAAAGATCAGCATCGGCCTGGCCGCAGGCGGGGTGTTGCTGCAAATGATCGCAGTGGGCAGGCCGCCGTGGATTGCCCTGGTGCTGGCCTTCAGCTTTGGTTTTTACGGGCTGGTGCGGCGGAAGTCTGCTCAGGGGGCCTTGGCCGGTCTGGCCACGGAATCTCTGGTGGCCTTGCCGGTGGCGGGTGGTTTTTTGCTCTGGGCTTCGGCTCAGGGCCGGGCGATTTTTGGCAGTGGCAGCGGGTTGGATCTGGCGCTGGTGATGGGCCTTGGGGTGGTCACCACCGTGCCGTTGCTTGGCTTTGCCCATGCAGCTAGAAAATTGCCGTTTAGTTTGTTAGGTCTGCTGCAATTCCTGGCTCCCACCGGTCAATTTCTTTTGGGCGTGCTGGCCTATGGTGAGCCGCTGAGCCCGCTGTCTCTGGTGGCTTTTGCGCTCATCTGGAGCGCGGTTGCCGTCTTTTGTGTGGACCAGCTTTCCAAAAAACAGGAGCCGACTTAA
- a CDS encoding type II toxin-antitoxin system RelE/ParE family toxin — MRVRFHKQVQKDLDQILEKYSEVSEELAEDFFGEFQMGLFKIAENPRFFHFDACGLRRCNFDRFPYHLIYDVREDYVRVWVVRHNRRNPNWGLKRF, encoded by the coding sequence GTGCGAGTTAGGTTTCATAAACAGGTCCAAAAAGACCTGGATCAAATCCTGGAAAAATACTCGGAGGTTTCCGAAGAACTTGCTGAAGATTTCTTTGGCGAATTCCAAATGGGGCTTTTCAAGATTGCTGAAAATCCACGTTTTTTCCATTTCGATGCCTGCGGGCTGAGGCGCTGCAACTTTGACCGTTTCCCTTATCATTTGATCTACGATGTACGGGAGGATTACGTCCGGGTATGGGTGGTGAGGCATAATCGCCGCAATCCAAACTGGGGTTTAAAGCGCTTTTAA
- a CDS encoding metallophosphoesterase: protein MRLVHISDLHFGAVSPDLPAFLREAILKANPELLIVSGDLTQRGRAREFEEARVFLDSIAIPQLVVPGNHDVPRWWVVWERFRRPWRHFRRLVQEDLEPVWSRPGLFVMGTNSARTAGWHLDWSRGRLSHHQMARMVKLGQAVDEDSLRVLVVHHPPAAPPQGTRRHLIGRQREFSQSVNLAGVDLVLAGHFHISYAQTLRLSGGSAARNCVLSAVSTAISHRLKGEPNGFHVIEGDSRQLSIQAWTWDGVEYKPGRLWRFQRGEGKRDWQEA from the coding sequence ATGCGTCTGGTCCACATTTCGGATCTCCACTTCGGGGCCGTGAGTCCTGATCTACCGGCCTTTCTCCGTGAAGCCATTTTAAAGGCAAACCCGGAACTGCTCATCGTCAGCGGCGACCTCACTCAGCGCGGACGCGCTCGCGAGTTCGAGGAAGCACGGGTTTTCCTGGACTCCATTGCCATCCCGCAACTCGTGGTGCCAGGGAACCACGACGTGCCACGCTGGTGGGTGGTGTGGGAGCGCTTTCGCCGTCCGTGGCGGCACTTCCGCCGCTTGGTACAGGAAGACCTGGAGCCTGTGTGGAGCCGCCCTGGGCTGTTTGTCATGGGCACCAATTCAGCGCGCACGGCGGGCTGGCACTTGGACTGGTCGCGCGGGCGGCTCTCGCATCATCAGATGGCGCGCATGGTGAAGCTGGGGCAGGCGGTGGATGAAGATTCCCTGCGCGTGCTGGTGGTGCATCATCCCCCCGCAGCGCCGCCTCAGGGCACGCGCAGACATCTCATCGGGCGGCAGCGGGAATTTTCCCAGTCCGTGAACCTCGCCGGGGTGGACCTTGTGCTGGCGGGACATTTCCACATCAGCTATGCGCAGACACTGCGCCTCAGCGGTGGCAGTGCCGCACGGAACTGTGTGCTGTCGGCAGTGTCCACCGCCATCTCTCATCGCTTGAAAGGCGAGCCTAACGGATTCCACGTCATCGAGGGCGATTCCCGCCAGCTCAGCATCCAGGCCTGGACCTGGGACGGGGTGGAATACAAACCTGGCAGGCTGTGGCGTTTCCAGCGTGGGGAAGGGAAGCGTGATTGGCAGGAAGCGTGA